One region of Rhizoctonia solani chromosome 9, complete sequence genomic DNA includes:
- a CDS encoding Retrotransposable element Tf2 protein, which translates to MAKLRHAKMFTKLDLCWGYNNVRIKEGDEWKTAFRTKDLIDVTVVIYLDDILIFSEDPKKHPEHVREVLLRLMKNQLFCKLSNVTSTSPQSITLALSYPLQASPWTRRRLRPLHHGPTENSQAGPGLPRFRGSPPPQSHKKEIPWSWESQEEEAFQELKSLVTQTDASGVAMGAILSQRGEDNRLHPIAYMSKSFSGAEANYDTHNKELLAIIKALEEWRIFWKQRTNRNLEYWMQARTFNRQHARWRVFLSDFNFEIHYCPGKQSGKPDALSRRSDYTDTPGTRGYATSQVKGGPIPRAIIQFLTEDADNAPPSIRKAYQDYDWEEDLLWYRGKLVVPDSEPLKEQLLREFHDSPLAGHPGQQRTLELISRNYWWPGMKSSAKEWVECCPVCQANRRAHAQSSP; encoded by the exons atggccaaattaagacatgccaagatgttTACCAAACTAGATCTTTGTTGGGGTTATAATAACGTCAggattaaggaaggagatgagtggaagacggccttcagGACCAA agacctcattgacgtcacagtggtgatttacttggatgacatcctcatcttttcagaagaccccaagaaGCATCCAGAACACGTTAGGGAAGTCCTATTGAGACTAATgaaaaaccagttgttctgcaagctctctaatgtcacttccacgtcaccacagtcaattaccttggcattgtcatatcccctgcaggcttctccatggaccagaagaagattgaggccgtTACATCATGGCCCAACCGaaaacagtcaagcaggtccaggccttcctagg tTCCGTGGCTCGCCCCCTCCACAATCTCACAAAAAGGAAATCCCATGGTCTTGGGAGTcccaagaggaagaagccttTCAGGAATTGAAGTCCCTAGTCACCC AAACGGACGCATCAGgcgtagccatgggagccatcctgAGCCAACGAGGGGAAGATAACCGCCTTCATCCGATTGCctacatgtccaagtcattctcaggagcagaagctaattatgacacccacaataaggagctcctggctatcatcaaggcGCTAGAAGAATGGAGGATATTttggaagcaacggacaaaccg GAATctagaatattggatgcaggcacggacctTCAACCGACAACATGCTAGATGGCGGGTATTCCTGAgtgacttcaattttgagatacattattgcccagggaaacaatcagggaagccggACGCCTTATCCAGGAGATCAGATTACACGGATACCCCAGGAACCAGAGGTTATGCTACCAGCCAAG TTAAGGGAGGACCCATCCCTAgagccatcatccaattcctgacGGAAGATGCTGACAACGCACCCCCCTCTATTCGAAAAGCCTACCAAGACtacgactgggaggaagacctgctatggtaccgcggaaaactggtggtcccagactcagagccCCTTAAAGAGCAACTattgagggaattccatgactctcCACTGGCGGGAcatccaggccaacaaaggacgCTTGAGCTTATCAGCaggaactactggtggcccggaatgaaatcatccgccaaagaatgggttgagTGTTGCCCagtttgtcaagccaaccGACGCGCACATGCCCAGTCAtctccctga
- a CDS encoding Retrotransposon-derived protein PEG10, translated as MPRSSQRPLATRSQPPLAAHHPLRNTCPEWNRSRPLPLSSRLSTPSPAKSGPCRPKSTLKANSSELKAICKETNDLGPVTPPTHSGGEAHTPGTVRPGLKAPFRPSRGTGFDSEEEEEPRRPKKEPQGSNIKQPKMDLPDPYKGDTRGRKAPSGSINAFWVALHRDQFDEEEQMVAADWALPIIGTIIKGEGNPPTTIPALTAKFKEAFADPNAKRAAARKIAALTQSTTTAEYVTKFRNLMAELNWNTEAFIAQFTRGLHWKVKELLSTKDNIPDDDLEAIFAASIKIDIRWENEENRPKKTPAKSPATVATTSTTTTQRVRLSEDPNYVTPEERDRRRASGLCVKCGQKGHGIKQCPNGWKATIKEIAKVAEDESGKDEVEDCCQAPTRKMDNYPDSIEEEADTNPLADLPEQYHEFAKVFGKEEFKVLPPHREYDISMTLSLMLSSPGPIYGMTDAESKALNNISRRN; from the exons ATGCC ccgctcctctcAACGTCCcttggcaacccgctcccaaccacctctcgcggcccatcaccccctccgcaacacttgcccggaatggaaccggagccgacccttacctctctcctcgaggctatcaacaccctcaccagccaaatcgggtccttgcaggcccaaatccactctcaaggccaacagctctgagctcaaagccatatgcaaggagaccaacgacctcgggcctgtcacccctcctacccactcagggggGGAAGctcacactccaggcacggttaggcctgggctcaaagccCCATTCCGCCcctcaagaggaacagggtttgactcagaggaagaggaagaaccaaggcggcccaaaaaagagcctcaaG GGTCCAATATAAAACAACCCAAAATGGACCTTCCAGATCCTTATAAGGGTGATACTAGGGGACGCAAGGCACCCAGTGGCTCGATCAATGCTTTTTGGGTGGCCCTCCACAGGGACCAGTttgatgaggaagaacagatggtg gccgccGATTGGGCCCTCCCTATCATAgggaccatcatcaagggcgagggcaACCCCCCTACCactatcccggccttaacggccaaattcaaggaggcatttgcaGACCCCAATGCCAAAAGAGCGGCTGCCAGGAAGATCGCCGCACTAACTCAGTCCACAACCACGGCTGAGTATGTAACCAAGTTCCGCAACCTTATGGCGGAACTCaattggaacactgaggcgttcattgcccagttcacgcgcggtcttcactggaaggtgaaggaactcctgtccaccaaggacaacattccaGACGATGATCTcgaggccatatttgccgcctcaatcaaaattgataTTCGTTGGgagaatgaggagaaccgacCCAAGAAAACCCCCGctaagtccccggccaccgtagccaccacttccaccaccaccactcaacgggtccgtTTATCGGAGGACCCTAACTATGTCaccccggaagaaagggaccgccgccgcgcgtctggtctttgcgtcaagtgcggccagaAGGGCCATGggatcaagcagtgcccTAACGGTTGGAAGGCAACAATCAAAGAAATAGCCAAGGTTGCCGAGGatgagtcgggaaaagatgaagtcgaggactgctgccaagccccgaCTCGAAAAATGGACAATTA CCCAGATAGCatcgaggaagaagcagatacCAACCCATTGGCGGATCTTCCAGAACAATACCAcgaatttgctaaagtctttggcaaagaagaattcaaggtccttcCCCCACATAGGGAATACGACATCTCCATGACCTTGTCCCTGATGCTAAGCTCCCCTGGACCAATTTATGGTATGACCGACGCCGAGTCCAAGGCCCTCAACAACATATCGAGGAGGAACTAG